One Lytechinus variegatus isolate NC3 chromosome 11, Lvar_3.0, whole genome shotgun sequence DNA segment encodes these proteins:
- the LOC121423954 gene encoding dynein light chain 1, cytoplasmic-like — protein sequence MNRGGSSYSGKPDKEFEIKNSDMSKEMEDDAVELALSMLRDKQNKPLEKDVAAELKKEFDTKHEPTWHCIVGRNYGSHVTHEKNHFIYFYVGRTAILLFKSG from the coding sequence ATGAACCGAGGAGGATCAAGCTATTCCGGAAAGCCCGACAAGGAGTTCGAAATCAAGAATTCCGACATGAGCAAAGAGATGGAAGATGACGCCGTCGAACTCGCGCTGTCAATGCTCCGTGATAAACAGAACAAACCACTCGAGAAGGACGTCGCTGCCGAACTCAAGAAGGAATTCGACACAAAGCACGAGCCAACCTGGCATTGCATTGTGGGTCGTAACTACGGCAGCCACGTGACACATGAGAAGAATCATTTTATCTACTTCTACGTCGGGCGGACGGCTATTCTTCTCTTCAAATCTGGCTAG
- the LOC121423957 gene encoding dynein light chain 1, cytoplasmic-like, with the protein MSNEKDKAVVKSADMGEEMQEEAIKLATDMLVDKQNKPVEKDVAAYIKKEFDNKYDSTWHCVVGRNFGSYVTHEKENFTYFYIGQTAILLFKSG; encoded by the coding sequence ATGTCCAATGAGAAGGACAAAGCCGTTGTCAAAAGCGCCGACATGGGCGAGGAAATGCAGGAAGAAGCCATCAAGTTAGCCACGGATATGCTCGTTGACAAACAGAACAAACCAGTTGAAAAGGACGTCGCCGCTTACATCAAGAAGGAGTTCGACAACAAGTACGACTCAACATGGCATTGCGTCGTCGGGCGGAACTTCGGCAGCTATGTGACTCACGAGAAAGAGAATTTCACCTACTTCTACATCGGACAGACGGCTATTCTTCTCTTCAAGTCTGGCTAG
- the LOC121424555 gene encoding dynein light chain 1, cytoplasmic-like, whose product MSKTSHSTYSFTTSAKTSGGFTSNSPFIGSPSPSSSSSLSSSKKKDQKPVIKSVDMTEDMQDRALDLGVDAMERFQTEKDRAAHIKKTFDLEFDTTWHVIVGKHFASFVTHEAKCFIYFYIGPMAFLLWKSG is encoded by the exons ATGTCGAAAACAAGTCATTCTACATATAGCTTCACTACCAGTGCAAAGACTAGTGGTGGTTTCACAAGCAACTCACCG TTCATTGGTTCACcgtcaccatcatcgtcgtcatcgcTGTCATCGTCAAAGAAAAAAGATCAAAAGCCAGTCATCAAGAGCGTAGATATGACAGAAGACATGCAAGATCGAGCCCTCGACCTCGGCGTGGATGCCATGGAAAGATTCCAAACTGAGAAAGATCGTGCCGCCCACATCAAGAAGACATTCGACCTCGAGTTCGACACCACGTGGCACGTCATCGTTGGCAAGCATTTCGCAAGTTTCGTCACGCACGAAGCAAAGTGTttcatctacttctacatcggTCCTATGGCTTTTTTGCTTTGGAAGTCGGGTTAA